GGGTTCTGGAAACTCAGAAGAAGACCGAGGAGTTGCTCAGCCTCCTGGAGGAAAAACTCCCAAACATGGGCCCCGGCCCGATCCGGCGGATGCTCGAAGAGGCTTGGTCACAGCGGACGGGCCGTCCAATCCCCCAGCCGGATTTCCAGACGGTACGCCAGATGCTGGACCAATTCGACCCGGCCGCCCTGCAGATCGCCTACAATCCGCGGGAGCATCTGCATCTGACGCTGGCGACCCACGGAGACCTCGCACAGGGCGATTTCGTCCGGGTCGAGGCGGTACTGGAGAATACCGGCAAGATCCCGCTGAGCCTGGCCCCCGGATCCTTCGTCGATCCGACCGTGGTGGTCGCGATCACGCCCGAGGACTCGAACGTTCCCCCCTGCTACCTGCGAATCGACCTCGACGCCCGCCAGGTGCTCGAACCGGGGCGCTCGGTCTCAGCCGCCGCTCTGCTGGACGCCGCGCAGACGGCCGACGGGCTCTTCTGGCCCGAGTACGTGATCCGCTACGGCCAGATGCTCAGCCGACCGGTGATTCGGGGGGAAGTCTCGGGAACGGTGGTGGTGGCGGAGGTGCAGCCGGTGGTGCTGATCGAGAGCGAAGCCTCCGGTCCTGAAATCCCGCCGATGACCGACCAACGTCTGGCGGAACTCAGCGAGACCTTGGCGCATCCCGATGCGACAGGCTGGACCTGGGGCAATCTTGCCGCCCTTTACCTTCGCGATCCGCGATTCCAGGAGGCAACTCAAGGTCTGGTTGGCGCGATGACGGAGCGACTGACCGACGCCGATGCGGAAACCACCGCCGTCCTGGCCTTCGGGCTGCGCCACGCCGAGGGAACGCCGGCGGTCTTTAACGCCCTGGCGGCGGTATTGTCCCGGCCGGGCTGGCTGGATCGGCTCACCGCCCTGGACAGCGTCGGCCAACTCCAGGGACCAGCCGCCAAACCGCTGTACGACTACTACGCCCGCAACGACGCCGACCCCCTGGTCCGCCAGTTGGCCACCGCCTATCTCCTGATGGAGCAGAACGGAGAGCAGCCATGACGACGCAGAACCAACCACGCAAGCCGCTGGACATACTGATTACCAATGATGACGGGATTCTCGCTCCGGGTCTGGCCGCCCTCATCCGGGCGGCCGAGCACCTGGGAAACCTTCACGTGGTCGCCCCGGAAACCGCCCAGAGCGCAGCCGCCCATTCGATCACACTGACCGAACCGCTGATCTCTCAACACGTCGAACTGCCCGGCGGGATCGGCGGGTTCAGCATCTCCGGCCGTCCGGCCGACTGCGTCAAACTGGCCATGACCGAACTGCTGCCGACCAGACCGGACCTGGTAATCAGCGGGATCAACGCCGGAGCCAACGTCGGCGTCAACGTCCTCTATTCCGGCACCGTGGCGGCCGCCCTCGAAGCCGCCTTCTTCAACGTCCCCGGCATCGCCATCTCGCTGGACATCCGCGGCAAGATCGACTTCAAGTACGCCGAACAGGTCGCCCGCGAAGCGCTGGACCAACTGGTCCACCAGAGCGTCCTGACCCCGGGACGCGTGCTGAACGTCAACATCCCCATCCCGGAGATCGGCCCGCCCAAGGGCATGAGGGTGGTCCGTCAGTCCACCCGGGCATGGGCGGACCGTTTCCAACGCCGCACCGACCCCCGAGGGCGCGTCTACTTCTGGCTCGACGCCGACGTCAACGAGGACGAGGCCCTCCAGGAAGAGACCGACGAGCATGCCATCAACGAAGGCTACATCACCGTCACGCCGCTCAACAGGGATCTGACCGATCTGAGCGATCTGCGGAATGTCCGAGAACTCCTCGGCGGTTAAAGTCACTGCTAATCAACAAGTTAGAACAGCGATCGGCAGCGATTTCCAGCACCCTGCGGTGAAGATGTAGTCATAATTGTTGACACCTACCGGCTTGAATAGTTTCCAAGGGGGTTGATAATACAGTAAGTTAATGAAAGGCATGCTAGACACTGAGAAACGAAGAAGAGGAGATTTGAGCGGGTAGGTTTGCCTTTTCCCCTCCCCCGACCCAGGCGGCGTTCGCTAGTCCCCAGCAACGCCGCCGATTTTTTGCGCAGCGACCCGTCCTATAACTCCCGTCCATAATCTACTTGTTGTAAACCAGCACCATAGCCCAAGTTGCGGCAGCGGAACTACTCCCAAACCCGGTTGCAAACTTATGCCGGGGGTTGGTCAAGCCGATCTGGTGAAATGTATACTTATGGAGGTCGCCCAGGTTAGCTAAAGCACCCAAACTTCCTTTTTCACACCGGGGACCCCTCGCGGACGCGAAATTCGCGGGCCCAGAGGTCGGAGGGTACTGATGGACGCCACGACAGCGGAAAAGCTGCGAGTGGCCTTGGACGCAGATGACGACTCGATTGAGCGGGCCTTGGCGGAACTCGACCGCAAGGCCTCGGCATGGTTCGATTCGGTCCGGGCCGCACACCAAGCCCTGTGCGCGTTGGCGGGGCCGCGTGTTTCCAGCGAAGAGGCCAAAATCCAATCGACGCCGTCGACCCTCTTGGAGGAAGACGCGGCTGCGCTGCCGGCAGAGACGCCGACCCCGGATGCGGTCCGTGAAGAACTGCAAACCGC
This genomic stretch from Phycisphaerae bacterium harbors:
- the surE gene encoding 5'/3'-nucleotidase SurE; this translates as MTTQNQPRKPLDILITNDDGILAPGLAALIRAAEHLGNLHVVAPETAQSAAAHSITLTEPLISQHVELPGGIGGFSISGRPADCVKLAMTELLPTRPDLVISGINAGANVGVNVLYSGTVAAALEAAFFNVPGIAISLDIRGKIDFKYAEQVAREALDQLVHQSVLTPGRVLNVNIPIPEIGPPKGMRVVRQSTRAWADRFQRRTDPRGRVYFWLDADVNEDEALQEETDEHAINEGYITVTPLNRDLTDLSDLRNVRELLGG